In Callospermophilus lateralis isolate mCalLat2 chromosome 4, mCalLat2.hap1, whole genome shotgun sequence, one genomic interval encodes:
- the Spx gene encoding spexin — translation MQGAKSLTAATLALLLVFSVLGNSAPQKLFDRRNWTPQAMLYLKGAQGRRFISDQSRRKDLSDRLPPERRSSNPQLLTLPEAAALLLALLQKPQEDGEKNSDQSRFLGDGLLNW, via the exons ATGCAGGGAGCCAAAAGTCTGACAGCAGCAACCCTGGCTCTTCTCCTGGTGTTTTCTGTCCTAGGAAACAGCGCTCCTCAG AAACTCTTTGATAGAAGAAACTGGACTCCTCAAGCTATGCTCTACCTGAAGGGGGCAC AGGGGCGCCGCTTCATTTCCGACCAGAGCCGTAGGAAGGACCTCTCCGACAGGCTGCCTCCAG aaagACGAAGCTCAAATCCCCAACTACTAACTCTTCCAGAAGCAGCAGCTCTGTTACTGGCTTTGTTGCAGAAACCACAAGAAG atGGAGAAAAAAACTCTGATCAAAGCAGATTCCTGGGAGATGGTCTGCTAAACTGGTGA